One genomic segment of Canis lupus baileyi chromosome 9, mCanLup2.hap1, whole genome shotgun sequence includes these proteins:
- the GPR68 gene encoding ovarian cancer G-protein coupled receptor 1 translates to MGNSTAENNSLCTIDHTIHQTLAPVVYVAVLVVGFPANCLSLYFGYLQIKARNELGVYLCNLTLADLFYICSLPFWLQYVLQHDHWSHGDLSCQVCGILLYENIYISVGFLCCISIDRYLAVAHPFRFHQFRTLKAAAGVSALIWAKELLTSVYFLMHKEVVEDEDRHRVCFEHYPLEPWQRGINYYRFLVGFLFPLGLLLAAYRGILRAVRRSHGTQKSRKDQIQRLVLSTVVIFLACFLPYHALLLVRSLWEASCQFARAVFNAYHFSLLLTSFNCVADPVLYCFVSESTHRDLGRLRGACLAFLSCAGPGRAGEAYPLGAPDASGKSDEPELLARLHSTFQTPNSPGVGGSPVGGLA, encoded by the coding sequence ATGGGGAACTCCACCGCCGAGAACAACTCCCTGTGCACCATCGACCACACCATCCACCAGACGCTGGCCCCGGTGGTCTACGTGGCGGTGCTGGTGGTGGGCTTCCCGGCCAACTGCCTGTCGCTCTACTTCGGCTACCTGCAGATCAAGGCCCGGAACGAGCTGGGCGTGTACCTGTGCAACCTGACGCTGGCCGACCTCTTCTACATCTGCTCGCTCCCCTTCTGGCTGCAGTACGTGCTGCAGCACGACCACTGGTCGCACGGGGACCTGTCCTGCCAGGTGTGCGGCATCCTCCTCTACGAGAACATCTACATCAGCGTGGGCTTCCTCTGCTGCATCTCCATCGACCGCTACCTGGCCGTGGCCCACCCGTTCCGCTTCCACCAGTTCCGCACCCTCAAGGCGGCCGCGGGCGTGAGCGCGCTCATCTGGGCCAAGGAGCTGCTGACCAGCGTGTACTTCCTGATGCACAAGGAGGTGGTGGAGGACGAGGACCGGCACCGCGTCTGCTTCGAGCACTACCCGCTGGAGCCCTGGCAGCGCGGCATCAACTACTACCGCTTCCTGGTGGGCTTCCTGTTCCCGCTGGGCCTGCTGCTGGCCGCCTACCGCGGCATCCTGCGCGCCGTGCGCCGCAGCCACGGCACCCAGAAGAGCCGCAAGGACCAGATCCAGCGGCTGGTGCTCAGCACCGTGGTCATCTTCCTGGCCTGCTTCCTGCCCTACCACGCGCTGCTGCTCGTGCGCAGCCTCTGGGAGGCCAGCTGCCAGTTCGCCAGGGCCGTCTTCAACGCCTACCACTTCTCCCTGCTTCTCACCAGCTTCAACTGCGTGGCCGACCCCGTGCTCTACTGCTTCGTCAGCGAGTCCACGCACCGGGACCTGGGCCGCCTCCGCGGGGCCTGCCTGGCCTTCCTCAGCTGCGCCGGGCCCGGCCGGGCCGGGGAGGCCTACCCGCTGGGCGCCCCCGACGCCTCCGGGAAGAGCGATGAGCCCGAGCTGCTGGCCAGGCTCCACTCGACCTTCCAGACCCCGAACTCGCCCGGAGTCGGGGGGTCCCCCGTGGGCGGCTTGGCCTAG